From the genome of Paracidovorax avenae:
CGCTATGGACCCGGGCGGAAAGCTCGCGGCCAGCGCGGACGCCGGTGCCCCTGTCCGCAGCGGAAGCGGCGGTGCTCGAGCGGCTCAAACAATCCCGCCCCGCCCGGCCGCAGAACTGCATTCTGTTCAGCGACCCCAACAAGGACCCGGACGACGCGGTGTCCTTCGTCATCGGAAAACCCTTGCAGGACATGGGGCTGGCGAAGATCCACCATGTCGTGACCACACTCGGCCCCGCCGAAGTCAGGAAGGAACGCGCGCGATTCGCCAAGGGGGTATTCGATGCCCTCGGCATGCCCGAGGTCGCCGTATCGGCGGGCCGCGAGTACTACATGGGCCGGCGATCGGCAGACCACGGTGTCTTTCTGCGGCGCGGAGAGCCGCTGCGCGCGCCGGAGGGGCGCCTGGCGCCGGAAGCAGGGCAGGACATCGGCGGCAGCCTGGCACGCCTGGAGGGCAAGGCCACGCTGGTGGCGATCGCCGGAATGACCGATGCCAATGCCCTGCTGCAGCAGCACCCCGCGCTCGTCAGGGAGAAGGTGGAACGCATCGTCATCATGGGTGGCATCGAACAGGCCCCGGACGCCGAAGGGTGGGTGCAGCCCGACGAGCGCGCCTACAACAACCACACCGACCAGGCCGCCGCGCGCGCGTTCTACCGCACGGCCCAGGAATACGGCATTCCGCTGCGCATCGTCAGCAAGGAAGCCGCCTACCAGGCGGCAGTGCCACCAGAGCTCTACGAAGCGCTGGGCAAGACCGGCCACCCGGTGGGCACCTATCTGATGGACATCCAGCGCGACGCACTCAGGCATCTGTGGCGGAGCATCATGGAAGGCCAGATTGCCCGGCTCGACAAACGCTGGTTCTATGACACGTTCGTCGCCCGACCCGGGCAGGACGCACCGGCCTTCGAGGCGTGGCGGGCATCCGCCGAGGCATCCTTCGACGCGGTGTGGGAAAGCATCAGCCGGCTGAACCTCTACGATCCGCTCACGCTGCTCGCCGCCGCCGACGGGCCCGCAGGCATGTTGTTCCGCCCGGCCGCCGTGGAAACGCGGGGCACGGGCGGGGTGGAACTGATCGGGGCCGGGCAGGTGGCCGCCCCGGCGGACGCCAGGAACCTGATGTCCGCGCTCGCCAAGACCGCGCTGGGAAGCTGACGGGATCAACGCATCGGGATCACGAACACCTTGCGCGGCGCCGTGCATCCCGGCCCTTCGTAGGGTTCGCTGTCGCGCTCCCAGCCCGGGCCGGGAGACACCTGCGCGCAGACGCGCTGGCCATCCACCTTGCTGCGCCAGTAATACCAGGCAGCCGGACCGGCGTGCGCGGCCATGCAGCACAGTGCTGCCAGTGCGGCGCAGGCCGGCAGGCGCCATGCCACCTTTCTTGCCATGGCCTTGTCGAGCATGCGGAACTCCTTCGGCCGCCGATATCCGCGGCGATCCTGGCCGCATTGTGCGGCCCCCGTGTGAAGCCGGCGCAAAGCAGGGATTTGCCGTGGGCCGTCAGCGATCGGGAAACGGCGCGGTCACGATCCAGCCTTCCAGGGGGTCCATGCCGGCAGGCAGCCCGTAGAGTGCATCGCCCCGGGCATGGCGCTGCGCGGCCCACGCGGCCTGCACGAGGCACAGCACGGCATCCAGGCTGTCGCCGCTCGCGTCACCGGCCAGCGTGTCCCGCTGCGCGTGCGTGAGCGCCAGCCGCAGGCCGAGGCGGGTCGCACCGGCCTCCAGACCCGCGACCAGGTCCTTGCGGGCGATGAAGCGCTCGGTGGTCTGCTTCGCCGCTTCGTCGCTCTTGTAGCTGCGCCGCCCGAGGATCTCGCGTGCCAGCAGGCCCGGGTAGGCCTCCAGCGCCACGCGCGCCGGATCACCGGCCTGCAGCCCCGGAATGTGCACGCCCGCATCGATCAGCATCGGCAGCCCCGCGTGCAGCATGTAGGCCACGGGCGGGTTCACCCATTTCATCGAGGTGCTGGAGCCGGCCGGCCCGTCGGTGGCCCGGTGGGCGAACTTCGCACCCACGGGGCGCGCGGCGCAGAACGCAGCGAAGGTTTCGCGGATCTGCGGCCGGGTGAGGCCGCGGTAGTGGGCCATGCTGCCGGCCCAGTCCATGGGCCAGCCCAGCGCCTCCAGCAGGCCGCGCGGCAGGCCGAACGGTAGGTC
Proteins encoded in this window:
- a CDS encoding DUF429 domain-containing protein; its protein translation is MAATELPAAPVPGPMLLGCDFSSSPGRRKPIVLALGRERGGRVALSGLERFETLESFGRWLAAPGAWVGGFDLPFGLPRGLLEALGWPMDWAGSMAHYRGLTRPQIRETFAAFCAARPVGAKFAHRATDGPAGSSTSMKWVNPPVAYMLHAGLPMLIDAGVHIPGLQAGDPARVALEAYPGLLAREILGRRSYKSDEAAKQTTERFIARKDLVAGLEAGATRLGLRLALTHAQRDTLAGDASGDSLDAVLCLVQAAWAAQRHARGDALYGLPAGMDPLEGWIVTAPFPDR
- the xopQ gene encoding type III secretion system effector XopQ; the protein is MRAPRQAPATALWPALLFAALWTRAESSRPARTPVPLSAAEAAVLERLKQSRPARPQNCILFSDPNKDPDDAVSFVIGKPLQDMGLAKIHHVVTTLGPAEVRKERARFAKGVFDALGMPEVAVSAGREYYMGRRSADHGVFLRRGEPLRAPEGRLAPEAGQDIGGSLARLEGKATLVAIAGMTDANALLQQHPALVREKVERIVIMGGIEQAPDAEGWVQPDERAYNNHTDQAAARAFYRTAQEYGIPLRIVSKEAAYQAAVPPELYEALGKTGHPVGTYLMDIQRDALRHLWRSIMEGQIARLDKRWFYDTFVARPGQDAPAFEAWRASAEASFDAVWESISRLNLYDPLTLLAAADGPAGMLFRPAAVETRGTGGVELIGAGQVAAPADARNLMSALAKTALGS